In the genome of Actinomadura graeca, one region contains:
- a CDS encoding ABC transporter ATP-binding protein, giving the protein MTIDEGIAAVRGLRVEVSAGHDIVDEVTLALRPGEIVGLVGESGSGKTTVGMALLAYARRGARIAGGSVEVTGTDLLALGDQGRRALRGRTVAYVPQDPAAALNPALSVARQLGEVVEAHEPATSRAEIRSRIRAVLEEVGLPSDAGFQARYPHQLSGGQQQRVGIAMALILTPAVLVLDEPTTGLDVTTETRVLAIVRRLCDAHSIAALYVTHDLSLVAGIADRVLVMYAGRIVEAGPVREVFADPAHPYTQALLGSVPDVRVRTVLATIPGDTAPPGRRPGGCPFHPRCPIAVDACASGGPPEAVPVGGREVRCTRVRERKQVAERVVQEIPPPPEGPVVLRVTDLRAGYRRRQVLFDVSFELREAECLAVVGESGSGKSTLSRCLIGLHPEHRGEILLHGAPLASRARSRPAGTRRTMQYIFQSPFNSLNPRRTVGEILAVTHRMFHRDDRAAVTAAVERALERVGLSGATMNHYPDELSGGERQRVSIARALVCRPEVLICDEVTSALDVSVQAAILELLRGLQRDEGLAMLFVTHNLAVVRNTADRVLVLKDGRVVELDTVTNVLDHPSHPYTRELVQGTRSIDPS; this is encoded by the coding sequence ATGACCATCGACGAGGGGATCGCCGCGGTCCGCGGCCTGCGGGTGGAGGTCTCCGCCGGCCACGACATCGTGGACGAGGTCACGCTCGCGCTCCGCCCGGGGGAGATCGTCGGACTGGTCGGCGAGTCCGGCTCCGGGAAGACGACCGTCGGCATGGCGCTGCTCGCCTACGCCCGGCGCGGCGCGCGGATCGCCGGCGGGAGCGTCGAGGTGACGGGCACCGACCTGCTGGCGCTAGGCGACCAGGGGCGCCGGGCGCTGCGCGGCCGGACCGTCGCCTACGTCCCCCAGGATCCCGCCGCCGCGCTCAACCCCGCGCTGAGCGTGGCGCGCCAGCTCGGCGAGGTCGTCGAGGCGCACGAGCCCGCGACGTCCAGGGCGGAGATCCGCTCCCGGATCCGGGCCGTGCTGGAGGAGGTCGGCCTGCCGTCCGACGCCGGGTTCCAGGCCCGCTACCCGCACCAGCTCTCGGGCGGGCAGCAGCAGCGCGTCGGCATCGCCATGGCGCTGATCCTCACCCCGGCCGTGCTCGTCCTCGACGAGCCGACCACCGGCCTGGACGTGACGACGGAGACCCGCGTCCTCGCCATCGTCCGGCGGCTGTGCGACGCGCACTCGATCGCCGCGCTCTACGTCACCCATGACCTGTCGCTGGTCGCCGGCATCGCCGACCGAGTGCTGGTCATGTACGCGGGGCGGATCGTCGAGGCCGGCCCGGTCCGCGAGGTGTTCGCCGATCCGGCCCACCCCTACACGCAGGCGCTGCTGGGCTCGGTGCCCGACGTCCGCGTCCGCACCGTCCTCGCCACCATTCCGGGCGACACCGCGCCGCCGGGACGCCGGCCCGGCGGCTGCCCGTTCCATCCCCGCTGCCCGATCGCCGTCGACGCCTGCGCCTCGGGCGGGCCGCCCGAGGCGGTGCCCGTCGGCGGCCGGGAGGTCCGCTGCACCCGCGTCAGGGAACGCAAGCAGGTCGCCGAGCGGGTCGTCCAGGAGATCCCGCCTCCGCCGGAGGGCCCGGTGGTGCTGCGGGTCACGGACCTGCGGGCGGGCTACCGGCGCCGGCAGGTGCTCTTCGACGTCTCCTTCGAGCTGCGGGAGGCCGAGTGCCTGGCCGTCGTGGGGGAGTCGGGTTCGGGCAAGAGCACGCTGTCCCGCTGCCTGATCGGGCTGCATCCCGAGCACCGGGGGGAGATCCTCCTGCACGGCGCCCCGCTCGCGTCCCGTGCCAGGTCACGCCCCGCCGGCACCCGCCGCACGATGCAGTACATCTTCCAGAGCCCCTTCAACTCGCTCAACCCGCGCCGCACCGTGGGCGAGATCCTCGCGGTGACGCACCGGATGTTCCACCGCGACGACCGCGCCGCGGTCACCGCCGCCGTCGAGCGGGCCCTGGAGCGCGTCGGCCTGTCCGGGGCCACGATGAACCACTACCCGGACGAGCTGTCGGGCGGCGAGCGACAGCGGGTCTCCATCGCCCGCGCGCTGGTCTGCCGTCCCGAGGTCCTGATCTGCGACGAGGTGACCTCCGCCCTCGACGTCTCCGTCCAGGCCGCGATCCTGGAACTGCTGCGCGGCCTCCAGCGCGACGAGGGCCTGGCCATGCTGTTCGTGACGCACAACCTCGCCGTCGTGCGCAACACCGCCGACCGCGTCCTGGTCCTCAAGGACGGCCGCGTGGTCGAACTGGACACCGTCACCAACGTGCTCGACCACCCCTCGCACCCCTACACCCGGGAGCTGGTCCAGGGCACGCGCTCGATCGACCCGTCCTAG
- a CDS encoding ABC transporter permease produces MTPRATDPASVSTTASTSTTASGPRRRPAKRRRLLASTRVRVGLALTLFIVVLAFAGPFVAPHSPSEFVGAPFAGPSGAAPLGTDQLGRDVLSRVLGGGRLLVWMSLASAALGMLLGAGAGLVAGYAGGWLDELIMRIGDVVLALPVIVFAMLFVSLLGMRLWLLVLLIGIAHAPQVARVTRGVTAEVARREFVGSAEALGMPRRRILLGEILPNVFTPLTVEFGLRVVWSIAAVAGLSVLGAGIRPPTADWGLMINEGRDGMAAQPPAVIVPVLCIAIFAFGVNLVAEGMSRSVAGLDRENGA; encoded by the coding sequence ATGACCCCGCGGGCAACGGACCCCGCGTCCGTCTCCACGACCGCATCCACCTCCACGACCGCATCCGGGCCCCGGCGGCGGCCCGCCAAGCGGCGGCGCCTCCTGGCCTCCACGCGGGTCCGGGTGGGCCTGGCGCTCACCCTCTTCATCGTGGTGCTCGCGTTCGCGGGACCTTTCGTGGCGCCGCACAGCCCGAGCGAGTTCGTGGGCGCCCCCTTCGCCGGGCCGTCCGGCGCGGCCCCGCTCGGCACCGACCAGCTCGGCCGCGACGTCCTCTCGCGGGTGCTGGGCGGCGGCAGGCTGCTGGTCTGGATGTCGCTCGCGTCCGCGGCGCTCGGCATGCTGCTGGGGGCCGGCGCCGGCCTGGTCGCCGGATACGCCGGCGGCTGGCTCGACGAGCTGATCATGCGGATCGGGGACGTCGTGCTGGCCCTGCCGGTCATCGTCTTCGCGATGCTGTTCGTGTCGCTGCTCGGGATGCGGCTGTGGCTGCTCGTGCTGCTCATCGGCATCGCGCACGCCCCGCAGGTCGCGCGGGTCACCCGCGGCGTCACCGCCGAGGTCGCGCGGCGCGAGTTCGTCGGCTCCGCGGAGGCGCTCGGGATGCCGCGGCGCCGGATCCTGCTCGGCGAGATCCTGCCGAACGTGTTCACCCCGCTGACCGTGGAGTTCGGGCTCCGCGTCGTCTGGTCGATCGCCGCGGTCGCCGGGCTCAGCGTGCTCGGCGCGGGCATCCGGCCGCCCACCGCCGACTGGGGGCTGATGATCAACGAGGGGCGGGACGGCATGGCCGCGCAGCCACCGGCCGTCATCGTCCCGGTGCTGTGCATCGCGATCTTCGCCTTCGGCGTCAACCTGGTCGCGGAGGGCATGTCCCGCTCGGTGGCGGGCCTGGACCGCGAGAACGGAGCGTGA
- a CDS encoding ABC transporter permease, which produces MSDETVADVARTPATAGPPATRPRWRGRHLWLLRRLVFGVLTLAAVSMVVFLATTLLPGDAARAVLGPTASPAQVAALRGELGLDEPVVTQYLHWTGRLISLDLGRSLAAGEPVSTTVGWRAGNSLTLLAVSALVSVPLSVAVGAAAALRPRGVLDGIVNAVSVTLAGLPEFVTALVLVMLFSTTVLPVLPAVSLVEPGSTALAVPEVLVLPVATLTLAVVPYLARLVRASLIEALDSDYVMMARLKGLSPRVVLLRHALRNGLVPAIQGTALSLAYLLGGVVIVEYVFQYPGLGSQLQTAVNQRDLPVIQAIVLLFAACYVLFNLIADVLTAYFTPRLRTR; this is translated from the coding sequence ATGAGCGACGAGACGGTGGCCGACGTGGCGCGCACCCCCGCCACGGCCGGCCCGCCCGCCACCCGGCCCCGATGGCGCGGCCGGCACCTGTGGCTGTTGCGGCGGCTCGTCTTCGGGGTGCTCACCCTGGCCGCCGTCTCCATGGTCGTCTTCCTGGCGACCACCCTGCTGCCGGGCGACGCGGCCCGGGCCGTCCTCGGCCCGACCGCGTCCCCGGCGCAGGTGGCGGCGCTGCGCGGGGAACTCGGCCTGGACGAGCCGGTCGTCACGCAGTACCTGCACTGGACGGGCCGGCTCATCAGCCTCGACCTCGGCCGGTCCCTCGCGGCGGGCGAACCGGTCTCCACGACCGTCGGATGGCGGGCGGGGAACTCGCTGACGCTGCTCGCGGTGTCGGCGCTGGTGTCGGTGCCGCTGTCGGTCGCGGTGGGCGCGGCGGCGGCGCTGCGTCCGAGGGGCGTCCTCGACGGCATCGTCAACGCCGTGTCGGTGACCCTCGCGGGGCTGCCCGAGTTCGTCACCGCGCTGGTGCTGGTCATGCTGTTCTCCACCACCGTCCTCCCGGTGCTGCCGGCCGTGTCGCTCGTCGAACCCGGCAGCACCGCCCTGGCCGTACCGGAGGTGTTGGTGCTGCCCGTCGCGACGCTGACCCTGGCCGTTGTGCCCTACCTGGCGCGCCTCGTCCGCGCGTCGCTCATCGAGGCGCTCGACTCCGACTACGTCATGATGGCCCGGCTCAAGGGGCTCAGCCCGCGCGTGGTCCTGCTCAGGCACGCGCTGCGCAACGGCCTCGTCCCCGCCATCCAGGGCACCGCCCTCTCCCTCGCCTACCTGCTCGGCGGTGTCGTGATCGTGGAGTACGTCTTCCAGTACCCGGGCCTCGGCAGCCAGCTCCAGACCGCCGTCAACCAGCGTGACCTGCCGGTCATCCAGGCGATCGTGCTGCTGTTCGCCGCCTGCTACGTGCTGTTCAACCTCATCGCCGACGTGCTGACCGCCTACTTCACCCCGAGACTGAGGACGCGATGA
- a CDS encoding ABC transporter substrate-binding protein, whose amino-acid sequence MNDRLAGQDGLGRRDLLRTIGLGGAAMTAAPLLAACSGGSTASSARPTGKPVRGGRLRLGFSGGGASSGTDAHVQLDTMSGVVAAAIYEGITFVDPDFKLARQLAESIEHNAEGDQWTIRVKQGVEFHNGKTLTAEDVIHSFERMLDHKTHATGAGQIGMIASMRAMDERTVRFALARPTAWFDQAIGDGQAFGIVPVGYDPKKPVGTGPFKCTGFTAGVNATFERHPNYHGDAAFLDGVTATLLGSDSARYNALVSGQMDAVIGLTAAQIAQAKGRSDLVVFNSEAGFFYPITMRVDSGALADVRLRQALRLCLDRKRVVLSAYGGYAQAGNDLYGRYDPDLATDLVRANDLAKARALVREAGKQGATLTLNTADLGPGLIATCQVLAENAARIGLNVKVNVLDSATLFGPNYLQWDFAVDTYPASAILTTSSLNDGPRASINESHFKDPEYAALWEKASAEFDAAKRKEHLHEMQRILFERGGWIIPVFPNTLGAYNKKVAGFPEKDLTGFGMTRLLGKVGFTA is encoded by the coding sequence ATGAACGACCGGCTCGCGGGCCAGGACGGCCTGGGACGCCGCGACCTGCTGCGTACGATCGGCCTCGGCGGCGCGGCGATGACCGCGGCACCGCTGCTGGCCGCCTGCTCGGGGGGCTCCACGGCGTCCTCGGCACGCCCGACCGGGAAACCCGTCCGGGGCGGGCGGCTCCGGCTCGGCTTCTCCGGCGGCGGCGCCTCGTCCGGCACCGACGCCCACGTCCAGCTCGACACCATGTCGGGGGTCGTCGCCGCGGCGATCTACGAGGGGATCACCTTCGTCGACCCGGACTTCAAGCTGGCCAGGCAGCTCGCCGAGAGCATCGAGCACAACGCCGAGGGCGACCAATGGACGATCCGGGTCAAGCAGGGCGTGGAGTTCCACAACGGCAAGACGCTCACCGCCGAGGACGTCATCCACAGCTTCGAGCGGATGCTGGACCACAAGACGCACGCCACGGGCGCGGGCCAGATCGGCATGATCGCGTCGATGCGGGCGATGGACGAGCGGACCGTCCGGTTCGCCCTGGCCCGTCCCACCGCCTGGTTCGACCAGGCCATCGGCGACGGCCAGGCGTTCGGCATCGTCCCGGTCGGCTACGACCCGAAGAAGCCGGTCGGGACGGGCCCGTTCAAATGCACCGGCTTCACCGCCGGCGTCAACGCGACGTTCGAACGCCACCCCAACTACCACGGGGACGCGGCCTTCCTCGACGGTGTCACCGCGACGCTCCTGGGCAGCGACAGCGCCCGGTACAACGCGCTGGTCTCCGGGCAGATGGACGCGGTCATCGGGCTGACCGCCGCGCAGATCGCCCAGGCCAAGGGCCGCTCCGACCTCGTCGTCTTCAACTCCGAGGCCGGGTTCTTCTACCCGATCACCATGCGGGTCGACTCCGGGGCCCTCGCGGACGTGCGGCTCCGCCAGGCCCTGCGGCTCTGCCTCGACCGCAAGCGGGTCGTCCTCTCCGCGTACGGCGGATACGCCCAGGCCGGTAACGACCTCTACGGCCGCTACGACCCGGACCTGGCCACCGACCTGGTCCGCGCCAACGACCTGGCCAAGGCCAGGGCGCTGGTGCGGGAGGCGGGCAAGCAGGGCGCGACCCTCACCCTCAACACCGCCGACCTCGGCCCGGGCCTCATCGCCACCTGCCAGGTCCTCGCCGAGAACGCCGCCAGGATCGGGCTGAACGTCAAGGTCAACGTGCTCGACTCCGCGACCCTGTTCGGCCCCAACTACCTCCAGTGGGACTTCGCGGTCGACACCTATCCCGCGAGCGCCATCCTCACCACCTCGTCGCTGAACGACGGCCCGCGGGCCAGCATCAACGAAAGCCACTTCAAGGACCCCGAGTACGCCGCCCTCTGGGAGAAGGCGTCGGCCGAGTTCGACGCGGCCAAGCGCAAGGAGCACCTGCACGAGATGCAGCGGATCCTCTTCGAGCGGGGCGGCTGGATCATCCCCGTCTTCCCGAACACGCTCGGCGCCTACAACAAGAAGGTCGCGGGCTTCCCCGAGAAGGACCTGACCGGCTTCGGGATGACCCGCCTCCTCGGCAAGGTCGGTTTCACCGCTTGA
- a CDS encoding acyl-CoA dehydrogenase family protein — protein sequence MTRAPIRARTGQGGVGAAPGEPPPGPVSSTGAAPGNRTGTPSGDGSDSGCNRGSDGGSDGGSDAVLAGLLARAAELRPLLRAEQQATEDRGTYSPETHDAFWEAGFYRMLQPRRFGGLELGVPAFYRLIAEVARGCPSTAWCLCLGAGHALQVGSYFSERAQREIFGLHGQLVSPASGNGQNTVIERVPGGYKVSGKWRYCSGVPYSTHFMGFGTFPGVEPDAPDRFCWFVVPGGDYTILDDWGGIIGMKGSGSNSVVLDGAFVPDHFAVDCTWFDESAGPTAGSELHGNPVYGGTFEGFAEGEIAAITAGTAMAAVDEYVRIITTSTVPHHAETVLRAEHPDYQRWLGMGLAWADAAAAISVRGGQLYEEYARLSVEGSDPFSRDKGARLNDMYFASEQLAYDAVGLLLRNSSSSAAADGQAMQRYFRDMVATCTRADQLERMAAAAAGAYLRSLAAT from the coding sequence GTGACCAGAGCACCGATCCGCGCACGGACCGGCCAAGGCGGCGTCGGCGCCGCCCCCGGCGAGCCGCCGCCCGGCCCGGTCTCCAGCACGGGGGCGGCTCCCGGGAACAGGACCGGCACCCCCTCCGGTGACGGCTCCGACAGTGGCTGCAACAGAGGCTCCGACGGTGGTTCCGACGGCGGCTCCGACGCCGTGCTGGCCGGTCTGCTGGCGCGGGCCGCCGAGCTGCGCCCGCTGCTGCGCGCCGAGCAGCAGGCCACCGAGGACCGCGGGACCTACTCGCCCGAGACGCACGACGCGTTCTGGGAGGCGGGCTTCTACCGGATGCTCCAGCCCCGCCGGTTCGGCGGCCTGGAGCTCGGCGTCCCCGCGTTCTACCGGCTGATCGCCGAGGTGGCGCGCGGATGCCCGTCGACCGCGTGGTGCCTGTGCCTCGGCGCCGGCCACGCCCTCCAGGTCGGCTCCTACTTCTCCGAGCGCGCCCAGCGGGAGATCTTCGGCCTGCACGGCCAGCTCGTGAGCCCCGCCAGCGGCAACGGGCAGAACACCGTGATCGAGCGCGTGCCGGGCGGCTACAAGGTCTCCGGCAAGTGGCGGTACTGCTCGGGCGTCCCGTACTCCACCCACTTCATGGGGTTCGGCACCTTTCCCGGCGTCGAGCCGGACGCGCCCGACCGCTTCTGCTGGTTCGTGGTGCCCGGCGGCGACTACACGATCCTGGACGACTGGGGCGGCATCATCGGCATGAAGGGCAGCGGCTCCAACAGCGTCGTCCTGGACGGTGCCTTCGTCCCCGACCACTTCGCCGTGGACTGCACGTGGTTCGACGAGTCCGCCGGGCCCACCGCGGGCTCGGAACTCCACGGCAACCCCGTCTACGGCGGCACCTTCGAAGGGTTCGCCGAGGGCGAGATCGCCGCGATCACGGCGGGCACCGCGATGGCCGCCGTCGACGAGTACGTCCGGATCATCACCACCTCGACCGTCCCGCACCACGCCGAGACCGTCCTGCGCGCGGAGCACCCCGACTACCAGCGCTGGCTCGGGATGGGGCTGGCCTGGGCCGACGCCGCCGCGGCGATCTCGGTCCGGGGCGGCCAGCTGTACGAGGAGTACGCGCGCCTCTCGGTCGAGGGAAGCGACCCCTTCAGCCGCGACAAGGGCGCCCGCCTCAACGACATGTACTTCGCCTCCGAGCAGCTCGCCTACGACGCGGTCGGGCTCCTCCTCCGCAACTCCAGCTCCAGCGCCGCCGCCGACGGCCAGGCGATGCAGCGCTACTTCCGCGACATGGTCGCCACCTGCACGCGCGCCGACCAGCTGGAGCGGATGGCCGCCGCCGCTGCCGGCGCCTACCTCCGCTCCCTCGCCGCGACCTGA
- a CDS encoding VOC family protein, which yields MKPSTGPAWLVLASSEPSAAASFYRAFLDWSFEDGGAGGLRVARPGGEAFGEILDAGGAPVAGAPADHWTVCFGVAALDPALEAVAPWAPRVARPVDLDGRPGAMVTDPRGAVFGLVESDPGQVRPQRCPYHCELATDDLPLAERFYSAVLGAGIRPVEDDIFDFRGLSTPDGLSLGGMLDVREFHPSPIAPHWVPYFYVEDVDAEAMRAVELGGLMRIPPDTSPFDRYALLTDPSGTLFGLSDEHMRTTGPRRGGRAADGSGRR from the coding sequence ATGAAGCCTTCGACGGGTCCTGCCTGGCTGGTTCTCGCGTCGTCGGAGCCGTCCGCGGCCGCCTCGTTCTACCGGGCCTTCCTGGACTGGTCGTTCGAGGACGGCGGGGCCGGGGGCCTGAGGGTGGCGCGGCCCGGCGGCGAGGCGTTCGGGGAGATCCTCGACGCGGGCGGCGCGCCCGTCGCCGGTGCGCCCGCCGACCACTGGACGGTGTGCTTCGGCGTCGCGGCGCTGGACCCGGCGCTGGAGGCGGTGGCACCGTGGGCGCCCCGGGTGGCCCGTCCGGTGGACCTCGACGGCCGTCCCGGCGCGATGGTGACCGATCCCCGGGGGGCCGTGTTCGGGCTGGTCGAGTCGGACCCGGGCCAGGTGCGTCCGCAGCGGTGCCCGTACCACTGCGAGCTCGCCACCGACGATCTGCCGCTGGCCGAGCGTTTCTACTCGGCGGTGCTCGGCGCGGGCATCCGCCCGGTCGAAGACGACATCTTCGACTTCCGTGGCCTGTCCACACCCGACGGCCTCTCCCTGGGCGGGATGCTGGACGTCCGGGAGTTCCACCCGAGCCCGATCGCCCCGCACTGGGTGCCCTACTTCTACGTGGAGGACGTCGACGCGGAGGCGATGCGGGCCGTCGAGCTCGGCGGCCTTATGCGGATACCCCCCGACACCTCGCCGTTCGACCGGTACGCGCTGCTCACCGATCCGAGCGGCACGCTGTTCGGGCTGTCCGACGAGCACATGCGGACGACCGGCCCGCGGCGCGGAGGCCGCGCGGCGGACGGCTCGGGCCGCCGCTGA
- a CDS encoding LLM class flavin-dependent oxidoreductase, which produces MTKIDLCIAGESARARDVVDAAVAAEQAGFAAVAFADQLGAAFVGPDAWNQECWTMMAAAAARTERVDIGSMVLNYANRDAGTTAVAAASLQDLSGGRLWLGIGSGTGRRSPFAREQFSLGRTPPPDPQRRAGTAAWIAGLRRVWSLEGHGLLRPEPLPPLIVGAFGPKTAALAGRVADGVACPLDGFGDHARPLEELVEVARAAFTEAGRTGGFRVVAHTGPHEPVDDPRWDPGAPVWDRLAKLGAERIVLFAPPSAQEITKLGKRLLG; this is translated from the coding sequence ATGACCAAGATCGACCTTTGCATCGCGGGTGAGAGCGCCCGGGCCCGGGACGTCGTGGACGCCGCCGTCGCCGCCGAGCAGGCCGGGTTCGCGGCCGTCGCGTTCGCCGACCAGCTCGGGGCGGCCTTCGTCGGGCCGGACGCCTGGAACCAGGAGTGCTGGACGATGATGGCCGCCGCCGCCGCGCGGACCGAGCGGGTGGACATCGGCTCCATGGTGCTCAACTACGCCAACCGCGACGCGGGGACCACCGCCGTCGCGGCGGCGTCCCTCCAGGACCTGTCGGGCGGGCGGCTCTGGCTGGGGATCGGCTCGGGCACCGGGCGGCGGAGCCCCTTCGCCCGCGAGCAGTTCTCGCTCGGCCGGACGCCCCCGCCCGACCCGCAGCGCCGCGCCGGGACGGCGGCGTGGATCGCCGGGCTCCGGCGGGTGTGGTCGCTGGAGGGACACGGCCTCCTGCGGCCGGAACCGCTCCCGCCGCTCATCGTCGGCGCGTTCGGGCCGAAGACGGCGGCGCTCGCCGGGCGGGTCGCCGACGGCGTCGCCTGCCCGCTCGACGGGTTCGGCGACCATGCCCGGCCGCTGGAGGAGCTCGTGGAGGTCGCGCGAGCCGCCTTCACGGAGGCGGGACGTACCGGCGGATTCCGGGTCGTGGCGCACACCGGGCCGCACGAGCCGGTCGACGACCCCCGGTGGGATCCGGGCGCGCCCGTCTGGGACCGGCTGGCGAAGCTGGGCGCCGAGCGGATCGTGCTGTTCGCCCCGCCCTCGGCACAGGAGATCACCAAGCTCGGCAAGCGCCTGCTGGGCTGA
- a CDS encoding flavin reductase family protein, protein MSIEAAHFRRVLGHVPTGVAVVTAAAPAGPAGFVVGTFTSVSLRPPLVSFCADVGSRAWTAMRDGTRFGVNVLAADQSGLCGRFARPPAERFDGVGWSPCAHGLPRLDGALAWLCCARFSVHRAGDHDLVLATVEELEVLRDADPLVFHRGSYSRPATLSGAS, encoded by the coding sequence ATGTCGATCGAGGCCGCCCACTTCCGGCGTGTGCTCGGGCATGTGCCGACCGGTGTCGCGGTGGTCACCGCCGCCGCGCCCGCAGGGCCCGCTGGGTTCGTGGTCGGGACGTTCACCTCGGTGTCGCTGCGGCCTCCGCTGGTGTCGTTCTGCGCGGACGTGGGTTCGCGGGCGTGGACGGCGATGCGGGACGGGACGCGCTTCGGCGTCAACGTGCTCGCCGCCGACCAGAGCGGGCTGTGCGGCCGGTTCGCCCGTCCACCCGCCGAGCGGTTCGACGGGGTCGGGTGGTCGCCCTGCGCGCACGGGCTGCCGCGCCTGGACGGGGCGCTGGCCTGGCTGTGCTGCGCGCGCTTCTCGGTGCACCGGGCCGGTGACCACGACCTCGTCCTCGCGACGGTCGAGGAGCTGGAGGTGCTGCGGGACGCCGACCCGCTGGTGTTCCACCGGGGGTCCTACTCCCGTCCGGCGACGCTCTCCGGGGCGTCCTGA
- a CDS encoding acyl-CoA dehydrogenase family protein, whose amino-acid sequence MSSGTDRPVTLETAEILERVDKLGPAIGAAADTIERERRLPPELLERLREAGVFRIAFPRGWGGPEMRLEDQLRMIESISRHDASAGWTVQILADSGFYAGQLPEAVAREVFPSIDLATAGAWIPPARAVPVPGGYRLTGRWPFGSGVRNADRVLCGAFVYVDDEPVRDADGAIREHLAFLPVDQVTLHDTWHTTGLAGSGSTDYSVDDVFVPEEHLFTLRYEGRGDLPPLTRSADVLALNGLGVALGLTRHVLDELLDLARTKVGPDGRPIREEYRVLAGYAEAEAKWQAAHAYVHDVAEEFSEALWAGRVLSAAERARGLMAGVLTADLCRGSVLQALELVGSKAVFSSGPFDRPLRDLMTISRHILHQQKSYEIAGRLLIQGAARHVFA is encoded by the coding sequence ATGAGCAGTGGCACGGATCGGCCGGTCACGTTGGAGACCGCGGAGATCCTGGAGCGGGTCGACAAGCTCGGGCCGGCCATCGGGGCCGCGGCGGACACCATCGAGCGGGAGCGGCGGCTGCCGCCCGAGCTGCTGGAGCGGCTTCGTGAGGCCGGGGTCTTCCGGATCGCGTTCCCGCGCGGCTGGGGCGGGCCGGAGATGCGGCTGGAGGACCAGCTCCGCATGATCGAGTCCATCTCGCGGCACGACGCCTCCGCCGGGTGGACGGTGCAGATCCTCGCCGACAGCGGCTTCTACGCGGGCCAGCTGCCGGAGGCCGTCGCGCGGGAGGTCTTCCCGTCGATCGACCTGGCGACCGCCGGGGCCTGGATCCCGCCCGCACGGGCCGTGCCGGTCCCGGGCGGCTACCGGCTGACGGGCAGGTGGCCGTTCGGCAGCGGGGTCCGCAACGCCGACCGGGTGCTGTGCGGCGCGTTCGTCTACGTGGACGATGAGCCGGTCCGCGACGCCGACGGGGCGATCCGCGAGCATCTGGCGTTCCTGCCCGTCGACCAGGTCACCCTGCACGACACCTGGCACACCACCGGGCTGGCGGGCAGCGGCAGCACCGACTACTCGGTGGACGACGTCTTCGTCCCCGAGGAGCACCTGTTCACCCTGCGCTACGAGGGACGGGGGGACCTGCCCCCGCTGACCCGCAGCGCCGACGTGCTGGCCCTGAACGGGCTCGGCGTCGCCCTCGGCCTGACCCGGCACGTCCTGGACGAGCTGCTCGACCTGGCGCGGACCAAGGTCGGGCCGGACGGCAGGCCGATCCGCGAGGAGTACCGGGTGCTGGCGGGTTACGCCGAGGCCGAGGCCAAATGGCAGGCGGCGCACGCGTACGTGCACGACGTGGCCGAGGAGTTCTCCGAAGCGCTCTGGGCGGGCCGTGTGCTCTCGGCCGCCGAGCGGGCCAGAGGGCTAATGGCGGGCGTGCTGACGGCCGACCTGTGCCGCGGCTCGGTGCTCCAGGCGCTGGAACTCGTCGGGTCGAAGGCGGTGTTCTCCAGCGGCCCGTTCGACCGGCCGCTGCGCGATCTGATGACGATCTCCCGGCACATCCTGCACCAGCAGAAGTCCTACGAGATCGCCGGGAGGCTGCTCATCCAGGGCGCCGCCCGGCACGTGTTCGCCTGA